A window from Carassius gibelio isolate Cgi1373 ecotype wild population from Czech Republic chromosome B3, carGib1.2-hapl.c, whole genome shotgun sequence encodes these proteins:
- the LOC127951892 gene encoding fibroin heavy chain-like, whose translation MHKLKLTICVHAVKPGQCPIPEMIPLCADSCFNDGQCPATQKCCPTTGGFACSEPRGQGRGQATCHGNGSGQGSGYGQGAGQGSGYGQGAGQGSGYGQGAGQGSGYGQGAGQGSGFGQGAGQGAGQGSGYGLGSGYGQGAGAGQGSGAGVGQGSGYGQGAGAGQGSGYGQGAGAGQGSGYGQGAGAGQGSGYGQGAGAGQGSGYGQGAGAGQGSGYGQGAGAGQGSGYGQGAGAGQGSGYGLGAGAGQGSGAGQGSGAGQGSGAGQGSGAGQGSGAGAGQGSGYGLGAGAGQGSGAGAGQGSGAGAGQGSGAGAGQGSGYGQGAGAGQGSGYGQGAGAGQGSGAGAGQGSGAGAGQGSGAGQGSGAGQGSGAGAGQGSGYGQGTGAGQGSGAGAGQGSGYGQGTGAGQGSGAGAGQGSGYGQGTGAGQGSGAGAGQGSGAGAGQGSGYGQGTGAGQGSGAGAGQGSGYGQGAGAGQGSGAGQGSGAGAGQGSGAGAGQGSGYGLGAGAGQGSGAGAGQGSGAGAGQGSGAGAGQGSGAGAGQGSGYGQGAGAGQGSGYGQGAGAGQGSGAGAGQGSGAGAGQGSGAGQGSGAGQGSGAGAGQGSGYGQGTGAGQGSGAGAGQGSGYGQGAGAGQGSGAGAGQGSGAGAGAGQGSGAGAGAGQGSGAGAGAGQGSGAGAGAGAGQGSGAGAGAGQGSGAGAGQGSGAGQGAGAGAGQGSGAGAGAGQGSGAGAGAGQGSGAGAGAGQGSGAGAGAGQGSGAGAGAGQGSGAGQGAGAGQGSGAGQGSGAGQGSGAGQGSGAGQGSGAGQGSGAGQGSGAGQGSGAGQGSGAGQGSGAGQGSGAGAGAGQGSGAGAGAGQGSGAGQGAGTGAGQGSGAGAGAGQGSGAGAGHGSGYGQGAGAGHGSGAGAGAGHGSGTGAGQGSGAGQGAGAGQGSGAGAGQGSGYGQGAGAGQGSGAGAGQGSGAGAGQGSGAGAGQGSGAGAGQGSGAGAGQGSGYGQGAGAGQGSGAGAGQGSGAGAGQGSGAGAGQGSGAGAGQGSGAGAGQGSGAGAGQGSGYGQGAGAGQGSGYGQGAGAGQGSGAGAGQGSGAGAGQGSGYGQGAGAGQGSGAGAGQGSGYGQGAGAGQGSGAGQGAGAGQGSGAGAGQGSGYGQGAGAGQGSGAGAGQGSGYGQGAGAGQGSGYGQGAGAGQGSGYGQGAGAGQGSGAGAGQGSGYGQGAGAGQGSGYGQGAGAGQGSGYGQGAGAGQGSGAGAGQGSGYGQGAGAGAGQGSGQGKCRGCGKGQCRL comes from the coding sequence atgcacaaactaaagctgactatctgtgttcaTGCAGTGAAGCCAGGTCAATGTCCCATACCGGAGATGATCCCACTCTGTGCTGATAGCTGTTtcaatgatggccagtgtcctgccacacagaaatgttgcccaaccaccggtggctttgcatgcagtgaaccgcgtggccagggaagaggtcaggcaacttgccatggaaacggttctggccagggaagcggctatggccagggcgcaggtcagggaagcggctatggccagggcgcgggtcagggaagcggctatggccagggcgcgggtcagggaagcggctatggccagggcgcaggtcagggaagcggctttggccagggtgcaggacagggtgctggccagggaagcggctatggcctgggaagcggctatggccagggtgcaggagctggacagggaagtggcgcaggagttggacagggaagcggctatggccagggcgctggagcaggacagggaagcggctatggccagggcgctggagcaggacagggaagcggctatggccagggcgctggagcaggacagggaagcggctatggccagggcgctggagcaggacagggaagcggctatggccagggcgcaggagctggacagggaagcggctatggccagggcgcaggagctggacagggaagcggctatggccagggcgcaggagctggacagggaagcggctatggcctgggcgcaggagcaggacagggaagcggcgcaggacagggaagcggcgcaggacagggaagcggcgcaggacagggaagcggcgcaggacagggaagcggcgcaggagcaggacagggaagcggctatggcctgggcgcaggagctggacagggaagcggcgctggagcaggacagggaagcggcgctggagcaggacagggaagcggcgctggagcaggacagggaagcggctatggccagggcgctggagcaggacagggaagcggctatggccagggcgcaggagcaggacagggaagcggcgcaggagcaggacagggaagcggcgcaggagcaggacagggaagcggcgcaggacagggaagcggcgcaggacagggaagcggcgcaggagcaggacagggaagcggctatggccagggcacaggagcaggacagggaagcggcgcaggagcaggacagggaagcggctatggccagggcacaggagcaggacagggaagcggcgctggagcaggacagggaagcggctatggccagggcacaggagcaggacagggaagcggcgcaggagcaggacagggaagcggcgcaggagctggacagggaagcggctatggccagggcacaggagcaggacagggaagcggcgctggagcaggacagggaagcggctatggccagggcgcaggagcaggacagggaagcggcgcaggacagggaagcggcgcaggagcaggacagggaagcggcgcaggagctggacagggaagcggctatggcctgggcgcaggagctggacagggaagcggcgctggagcaggacagggaagcggcgctggagcaggacagggaagcggcgctggagcaggacagggaagcggcgctggagcaggacagggaagcggctatggccagggcgctggagcaggacagggaagcggctatggccagggcgcaggagcaggacagggaagcggcgcaggagcaggacagggaagcggcgcaggagcaggacagggaagcggcgcaggacagggaagcggcgcaggacagggaagcggcgcaggagcaggacagggaagcggctatggccagggcacaggagcaggacagggaagcggcgcaggagcaggacagggaagcggctatggccagggcgctggagcaggacagggaagcggcgctggagcaggacagggaagcggcgctggagcaggagccggacagggaagcggcgctggagcaggagccggacagggaagcggcgctggagcaggagccggacagggaagtggcgctggagcaggagcaggagcaggacagggaagtggcgctggagcaggagcaggacagggaagtggcgctggagcaggacagggaagtggcgctggccagggcgctggagcaggagccggacagggaagtggcgctggagcaggagccggacagggaagtggcgctggagcaggagccggacagggaagtggcgctggagcaggagcaggacagggaagtggcgctggagcaggagcaggacagggaagtggcgctggagcaggagcaggacagggaagcggcgctggccagggtgctggagcaggacagggaagcggcgctggccagggctctggagcaggacagggaagcggcgctggccagggctctggagccggacagggaagcggcgctggccagggctctggagccggacagggaagcggcgctggccagggctctggagccggacagggaagcggcgctggccagggctctggagccggacagggaagcggcgctggggcaggagccggacagggaagcggcgctggggcaggagccggacagggaagcggcgctggccagggtgctggaacaggagcaggacagggaagtggcgctggagcaggagccggacagggaagtggcgctggagcaggacatggaagcggctatggccagggcgcaggagctggacacggaagcggcgctggagcaggagcaggacacggaagcggcactggagcaggacagggaagcggtgctggccagggagctggagcaggacagggaagcggcgctggagcaggacagggaagcggctatggccagggcgctggagcaggacagggaagcggcgctggagcaggacagggaagcggcgctggagcaggacagggaagcggcgctggagcaggacagggaagcggcgctggagcaggacagggaagcggcgctggagcaggacagggaagcggttatggccagggcgctggagcaggacagggaagcggcgctggagcaggacagggaagcggcgctggagcaggacagggaagcggcgctggagcaggacagggaagcggcgctggagcaggacagggaagcggcgctggagcaggacagggaagcggcgctggagcaggacagggaagcggctatggccagggcgctggagcaggacagggaagcggctatggccagggcgctggagcaggacagggaagcggcgctggagcaggacagggaagcggcgctggagcaggacagggaagcggctatggccagggcgctggagcaggacagggaagcggcgctggagcaggacagggaagcggctatggccagggcgctggagcaggacagggaagcggcgctggccagggcgctggagcaggacagggaagtggcgctggagcaggacagggaagcggctatggccagggcgctggagcaggacagggaagcggcgctggagcaggacagggaagcggctatggccagggcgctggagcaggacagggaagcggctatggccagggcgctggagcaggacagggaagcggctatggccagggcgctggagcaggacagggaagcggcgctggagcaggacaaggaagcggctatggccagggcgctggagcaggacagggaagcggctatggccagggcgctggagcaggacagggaagcggctatggccagggcgctggagcaggacagggaagcggcgctggagcaggacaaggaagcggctatggccagggcgctggagcaggagcaggacagggaagtggtcaaggGAAGTGTCGGGGATGTGGCAAAGGTCAATGTCGCCTTTAG